A genomic stretch from Mauremys mutica isolate MM-2020 ecotype Southern chromosome 18, ASM2049712v1, whole genome shotgun sequence includes:
- the CARD9 gene encoding caspase recruitment domain-containing protein 9 isoform X1, translating into MRRARQEDLACQYFLLSTMSEQEDDEMCWNNLENFRVKLISVIDPSRITPYLRQCKVINHDDEEQVLNDPSLVVRKRKVGVLLDILQRTGQKGFEAFLESLELYYPQLYMKITGKEPSRVFSMIIDTAGESGLSQLLMNEITKLQSAVQEERRKAQELNMWLHAKEDALKEMRVRDSVLRKHQERAQKMKEERDSLAKELRKCKDENYDLAMSYAKQSEEKNAALMKNRDLQLEIDHLRHSLMKAQDDCTLERKHTMKLKHAIEQRPSHEVVWEIQREKELLLAKNQELENTLQVAKEGNSEKNSLYVQTLEADRRRALAEHQELVNTIYSLRKALKQAEDLQDKHAEEKELLELQCMSLRKDSRMYKDRIEAILKQIEEVAAERDQALLTREQFHMQYSKSLVNKDAYRKEIRELGERCDEMQLQLFQKEGQLLAAEAKLKKLHLEPPTLTSDLDDASPRSSQELSFHGNLDEDTLLSDKKDLSDGRDQQFNALESIQGLQSSNEGGPPNGELAEKERRRMKDSFEHYRRSGLCAQDCSCHVYVTYWSLCVMSPAVPDPRRMRICYCLLF; encoded by the exons ATGCGCAGAGCCAG ACAAGAAGACCTGGCCTGCCAGTATTTCTTGCTCTCCAccatgtcggagcaggaggaTGACGAGATGTGCTGGAATAACTTGGAGAACTTCCGGGTGAAGCTGATCTCGGTGATAGACCCCTCCAGAATAACGCCTTATCTCCGCCAATGCAAAGTGATTAACCATGACGACGAAGAGCAAGTGCTTAATGACCCCAGCCTGGTGGTCCGGAAACGGAAAGTAG GCGTCCTCCTGGATATACTTCAGAGGACGGGCCAGAAAGGTTTTGAGGCCTTTCTCGAGAGCCTTGAGCTTTACTACCCACAGTTGTATATGAAAATAACCGGCAAGGAGCCCAGCAGGGTCTTTTCAATGATTATCG ACACCGCGGGGGAATCGGGCCTGAGCCAGCTCCTGATGAACGAGATCACGAAGCTGCAGAGTGCCGtgcaggaggagaggaggaaagcCCAGGAGCTCAACATGTGGCTCCATGCCAAGGAGGATGCGCTCAAGGAGATGCGGGTGAGGGACAGCGTGCTGCGGAAGCACCAGGAGAGGGCCCAGAAGAtgaaggaggagagggacagcttGGCCAAGGAGCTGCGGAAATGCAAGGACGAGAACTACGACCTGGCCATGAGCTACGCCAAGCAGAGTGAAGAGAAGAACGCAGCCCTGATGAAGAACCGGGATCTGCAGCTAGAG attGACCATCTGAGGCACAGCCTGATGAAGGCCCAGGACGACTGTACCCTGGAGAGGAAACACACCATGAAACTGAAGCATGCCATTGAGCAGCGACCGAGCCATGAAGTGGTGTGGGAGATCCAGCgggagaaggagctgctgctggccaaGAATCAAGAGCTGGAGAACACGCTccag GTCGCCAAGGAAGGGAACTCTGAGAAGAACAGCCTCTACGTCCAGACTCTGGAAGCTGATCGGAGACGGGCACTGGCGGAGCATCAGGAGCTGGTGAACACCATCTACAGCCTGCGCAAGGCGCTCAAGCAAGCAGAGGATCTCCAGGACAAA CATGCGGAggagaaggagctgctggagctgcagtgcATGTCCCTGAGGAAGGACTCTCGGATGTACAAGGATCGCATTGAGGCCATCTTGAAGCAGATAGAAGAAGTGGCTGCAGAAAGAGACCAG GCACTGCTGACCCGAGAGCAGTTCCACATGCAATACTCCAAGAGCCTGGTCAACAAAGACGCCTACCGCAAAGAGATccgggagctgggggagaggtgcgaTGAGATGCAGCTACAGCTGTTCCAGAAGGAGGGCCAGTTACTAGCCGCTGAGGCCAAGCTGAAAAAGTTGCACCTGGAGCCACCCACGCTG ACTTCTGACCTAGATGACGCCTCACCCAGGAGTTCCCAAGAG CTCTCTTTCCATGGAAACCTGGATGAGGACACACTGCTGTCTGATAAAA AAGATCTCTCTGACGGTCGGGATCAGCAGTTCAATGCGTTAGAGAGCATCCAGGGCCTGCAATCGTCAAAC gAAGGTGGCCCACCCAACGGAGAACTGGCTGAGAAGGAGCGGCGGCGGATGAAGGACAGCTTTGAGCACTATCGGAGGTCTGGCCTGTGCGCTCAGGACTGCTCTTGCCATGTTTACGTAACCTACTGGTCACTGTGTGTCATGTCCCCTGCTGTGCCTGATCCGCGGAGGATGAGAATCTGTTACTGCCTTCTCTTCTAG
- the CARD9 gene encoding caspase recruitment domain-containing protein 9 isoform X2: protein MRRARQEDLACQYFLLSTMSEQEDDEMCWNNLENFRVKLISVIDPSRITPYLRQCKVINHDDEEQVLNDPSLVVRKRKVGVLLDILQRTGQKGFEAFLESLELYYPQLYMKITGKEPSRVFSMIIDTAGESGLSQLLMNEITKLQSAVQEERRKAQELNMWLHAKEDALKEMRVRDSVLRKHQERAQKMKEERDSLAKELRKCKDENYDLAMSYAKQSEEKNAALMKNRDLQLEIDHLRHSLMKAQDDCTLERKHTMKLKHAIEQRPSHEVVWEIQREKELLLAKNQELENTLQVAKEGNSEKNSLYVQTLEADRRRALAEHQELVNTIYSLRKALKQAEDLQDKHAEEKELLELQCMSLRKDSRMYKDRIEAILKQIEEVAAERDQALLTREQFHMQYSKSLVNKDAYRKEIRELGERCDEMQLQLFQKEGQLLAAEAKLKKLHLEPPTLTSDLDDASPRSSQELSFHGNLDEDTLLSDKKDLSDGRDQQFNALESIQGLQSSNEGGPPNGELAEKERRRMKDSFEHYRRKRALRRVQKGRHHEVDWENNTGSDNTDTEGS, encoded by the exons ATGCGCAGAGCCAG ACAAGAAGACCTGGCCTGCCAGTATTTCTTGCTCTCCAccatgtcggagcaggaggaTGACGAGATGTGCTGGAATAACTTGGAGAACTTCCGGGTGAAGCTGATCTCGGTGATAGACCCCTCCAGAATAACGCCTTATCTCCGCCAATGCAAAGTGATTAACCATGACGACGAAGAGCAAGTGCTTAATGACCCCAGCCTGGTGGTCCGGAAACGGAAAGTAG GCGTCCTCCTGGATATACTTCAGAGGACGGGCCAGAAAGGTTTTGAGGCCTTTCTCGAGAGCCTTGAGCTTTACTACCCACAGTTGTATATGAAAATAACCGGCAAGGAGCCCAGCAGGGTCTTTTCAATGATTATCG ACACCGCGGGGGAATCGGGCCTGAGCCAGCTCCTGATGAACGAGATCACGAAGCTGCAGAGTGCCGtgcaggaggagaggaggaaagcCCAGGAGCTCAACATGTGGCTCCATGCCAAGGAGGATGCGCTCAAGGAGATGCGGGTGAGGGACAGCGTGCTGCGGAAGCACCAGGAGAGGGCCCAGAAGAtgaaggaggagagggacagcttGGCCAAGGAGCTGCGGAAATGCAAGGACGAGAACTACGACCTGGCCATGAGCTACGCCAAGCAGAGTGAAGAGAAGAACGCAGCCCTGATGAAGAACCGGGATCTGCAGCTAGAG attGACCATCTGAGGCACAGCCTGATGAAGGCCCAGGACGACTGTACCCTGGAGAGGAAACACACCATGAAACTGAAGCATGCCATTGAGCAGCGACCGAGCCATGAAGTGGTGTGGGAGATCCAGCgggagaaggagctgctgctggccaaGAATCAAGAGCTGGAGAACACGCTccag GTCGCCAAGGAAGGGAACTCTGAGAAGAACAGCCTCTACGTCCAGACTCTGGAAGCTGATCGGAGACGGGCACTGGCGGAGCATCAGGAGCTGGTGAACACCATCTACAGCCTGCGCAAGGCGCTCAAGCAAGCAGAGGATCTCCAGGACAAA CATGCGGAggagaaggagctgctggagctgcagtgcATGTCCCTGAGGAAGGACTCTCGGATGTACAAGGATCGCATTGAGGCCATCTTGAAGCAGATAGAAGAAGTGGCTGCAGAAAGAGACCAG GCACTGCTGACCCGAGAGCAGTTCCACATGCAATACTCCAAGAGCCTGGTCAACAAAGACGCCTACCGCAAAGAGATccgggagctgggggagaggtgcgaTGAGATGCAGCTACAGCTGTTCCAGAAGGAGGGCCAGTTACTAGCCGCTGAGGCCAAGCTGAAAAAGTTGCACCTGGAGCCACCCACGCTG ACTTCTGACCTAGATGACGCCTCACCCAGGAGTTCCCAAGAG CTCTCTTTCCATGGAAACCTGGATGAGGACACACTGCTGTCTGATAAAA AAGATCTCTCTGACGGTCGGGATCAGCAGTTCAATGCGTTAGAGAGCATCCAGGGCCTGCAATCGTCAAAC gAAGGTGGCCCACCCAACGGAGAACTGGCTGAGAAGGAGCGGCGGCGGATGAAGGACAGCTTTGAGCACTATCGGAG AAAGAGGGCATTGCGAAGGGTGCAGAAGGGCAGACACCATGAAGTGGACTGGGAAAACAACACTGGTAGTGACAACACAGACACTGAAGGCTCCTAA
- the CARD9 gene encoding caspase recruitment domain-containing protein 9 isoform X3 — protein sequence MRRARQEDLACQYFLLSTMSEQEDDEMCWNNLENFRVKLISVIDPSRITPYLRQCKVINHDDEEQVLNDPSLVVRKRKVGVLLDILQRTGQKGFEAFLESLELYYPQLYMKITGKEPSRVFSMIIDTAGESGLSQLLMNEITKLQSAVQEERRKAQELNMWLHAKEDALKEMRVRDSVLRKHQERAQKMKEERDSLAKELRKCKDENYDLAMSYAKQSEEKNAALMKNRDLQLEIDHLRHSLMKAQDDCTLERKHTMKLKHAIEQRPSHEVVWEIQREKELLLAKNQELENTLQVAKEGNSEKNSLYVQTLEADRRRALAEHQELVNTIYSLRKALKQAEDLQDKHAEEKELLELQCMSLRKDSRMYKDRIEAILKQIEEVAAERDQALLTREQFHMQYSKSLVNKDAYRKEIRELGERCDEMQLQLFQKEGQLLAAEAKLKKLHLEPPTLTSDLDDASPRSSQEVRSEVLAAWDHLQILALSW from the exons ATGCGCAGAGCCAG ACAAGAAGACCTGGCCTGCCAGTATTTCTTGCTCTCCAccatgtcggagcaggaggaTGACGAGATGTGCTGGAATAACTTGGAGAACTTCCGGGTGAAGCTGATCTCGGTGATAGACCCCTCCAGAATAACGCCTTATCTCCGCCAATGCAAAGTGATTAACCATGACGACGAAGAGCAAGTGCTTAATGACCCCAGCCTGGTGGTCCGGAAACGGAAAGTAG GCGTCCTCCTGGATATACTTCAGAGGACGGGCCAGAAAGGTTTTGAGGCCTTTCTCGAGAGCCTTGAGCTTTACTACCCACAGTTGTATATGAAAATAACCGGCAAGGAGCCCAGCAGGGTCTTTTCAATGATTATCG ACACCGCGGGGGAATCGGGCCTGAGCCAGCTCCTGATGAACGAGATCACGAAGCTGCAGAGTGCCGtgcaggaggagaggaggaaagcCCAGGAGCTCAACATGTGGCTCCATGCCAAGGAGGATGCGCTCAAGGAGATGCGGGTGAGGGACAGCGTGCTGCGGAAGCACCAGGAGAGGGCCCAGAAGAtgaaggaggagagggacagcttGGCCAAGGAGCTGCGGAAATGCAAGGACGAGAACTACGACCTGGCCATGAGCTACGCCAAGCAGAGTGAAGAGAAGAACGCAGCCCTGATGAAGAACCGGGATCTGCAGCTAGAG attGACCATCTGAGGCACAGCCTGATGAAGGCCCAGGACGACTGTACCCTGGAGAGGAAACACACCATGAAACTGAAGCATGCCATTGAGCAGCGACCGAGCCATGAAGTGGTGTGGGAGATCCAGCgggagaaggagctgctgctggccaaGAATCAAGAGCTGGAGAACACGCTccag GTCGCCAAGGAAGGGAACTCTGAGAAGAACAGCCTCTACGTCCAGACTCTGGAAGCTGATCGGAGACGGGCACTGGCGGAGCATCAGGAGCTGGTGAACACCATCTACAGCCTGCGCAAGGCGCTCAAGCAAGCAGAGGATCTCCAGGACAAA CATGCGGAggagaaggagctgctggagctgcagtgcATGTCCCTGAGGAAGGACTCTCGGATGTACAAGGATCGCATTGAGGCCATCTTGAAGCAGATAGAAGAAGTGGCTGCAGAAAGAGACCAG GCACTGCTGACCCGAGAGCAGTTCCACATGCAATACTCCAAGAGCCTGGTCAACAAAGACGCCTACCGCAAAGAGATccgggagctgggggagaggtgcgaTGAGATGCAGCTACAGCTGTTCCAGAAGGAGGGCCAGTTACTAGCCGCTGAGGCCAAGCTGAAAAAGTTGCACCTGGAGCCACCCACGCTG ACTTCTGACCTAGATGACGCCTCACCCAGGAGTTCCCAAGAG GTGAGATCTGAGGTCCTGGCCGCTTGGGATCATTTACAGATCTTAGCTCTTTCCTGGTGA
- the DNLZ gene encoding DNL-type zinc finger protein — protein MLRAGRRLGPLGARLGSVWRWALPSRPGTRAAPGPHPCCPEPAWPRRLCSAPGPGGAVGQVEATHYRLVYTCQVCKTRSAKTISKLAYHNGVVIVKCPGCKNHHVIADNLGWFSDLEGKRNIEEILAAKGEKVRRVVGEDSLELLLERTAETESQNHHTEGGGGGRSSESGDKGTT, from the exons ATGCTGCGGGCCGGGCGGAGGCTGGGGCCGCTCGGGGCCCGGCTGGGGTCTGTGTGGAGATGGGCCCTGCCGTCCCGTCCCGGGACTcgggcagccccagggccccacccctgctgcccgGAACCCGCCTGGCCTCGCAGGCTCTGCAGCGCCCCCGGGCCGGGCGGCGCCGTGGGGCAGGTGGAGGCCACGCACTACCGGCTGGTGTACACCtgccag GTCTGCAAAACACGGTCAGCAAAAACGATTTCCAAACTAGCGTATCATAACGGGGTGGTGATAGTAAAGTGTCCTGGTTGCAAGAATCATCACGTCATAGCAGATAACCTGGGATGGTTTTCAGATTTGGAGGGGAAAAG GAACATTGAGGAAATCCTAGCAGCCAAAGGGGAGAAAGTGAGACGTGTGGTTGGTGAGGATTCCTTGGAACTGCTCCTGGAGAGGACTGCAGAGACAGAGTCACAAAACCACCACacagagggaggaggtgggggaaggtcCTCGGAGTCTGGAGACAAGGGAACAACCTGA